A genomic segment from Panthera tigris isolate Pti1 chromosome A1, P.tigris_Pti1_mat1.1, whole genome shotgun sequence encodes:
- the AKAP11 gene encoding A-kinase anchor protein 11 isoform X1, with protein MAAVQTSRNSHVKTRASVRKSFSEDVFQSVKSLLQSEKELCSVSAEDCLKQEEHANLTEVTFLGFNEETDAAHIQDLAAVSLELPDLLNSLHFCSLNENEIICMKDINKSSDGNNGSPNQSHHSGMLCVMRVSPTLPRLRIDFIFSLLSKYATGIRYTLDTYLHQKRQLETAQEDDDDTNQSVSSIEDDFVTAFEHLEEEEPLKPFTDGISIAALKSQCDAASQTSSGHHLETHDLRILVSSGRQKSLAKPSTSLINMLGHKELPSVKTSVTTLISEPWIQKSFYRSSNASDKGSDTQKMLFSSSPAYSSESECSSPSPVIFLDEEGYQKSLKAKLELPKIPVMKDDIEDSDSEVSEFFDSFDQFDELEQTLETSCPFLKDPVVGKPSQKKGHKHEKSCSVTTTMNPQKFKFERPALPANVRKPTPRKPESPYSNLCDAPDSPRPVKASGEDSGLFSPIRSSAFSPLGGCTPAECFCQTDIGGDRIHEDHDSVYYTYEDYANSISCKVLGSVLHTQHTNATSDINSIKKGENKTIALHSGSLDQKSKSKNKSLMIKDTIQKFASDLVEKSFGSAFKDLQKGVSSCTNVLCHLAIKLTSSVFQMAFNELRRQCAFSLRERAVSGLANFLVSEALSNAFRDLQYVKKQIFTNTVARFAADLAEELVFEGIMEVCQFSCPSTPASPQCWPFDYEDKAVKSYAKDLSESVLQEAFIELSQASVTFSTKAAVSVSTDTIKDASAGNLAPPTQTSTFSPAFNNQTLMETKPMQEHKKEYTVQQALFCTSGIVTSISVPLAGSALLPYHISSNIYQSKSRRSSDDSNLNGDSIQTCVTTKNKDEEVACLRNICLPSDHNPGNQNDFKPTNDAAEVQSSSKLTSDPVIINNFSAAMVHTIVNETLESMTSFKCTKTVDEQTDGVTKTVKGETLPFCSDQATVQQSEVSNKDMFADRLSKSVIKHSIDKSKSAISNVDKNAERKENLLVPGEESQLTLEKFPKFLDGQDHLTPCSLSVGKDCVPECKGSIVHGFSLETPQPCPTIVGQKPDLKEVAKDKSMKKDNLNNAALEPLCFGQDHPCPHSHTFSSTVLTCVDGLHVEDKQKIRDGNVIPDTPPSTPLVPSQASSEWDIKKLTKKLKGELAKEFAPATPPSTPHNSSVGSLSESEQNTIEKEEFMLKLMRSLSEEVESSEDEEHPEVDVKSEHSGKKVQFAESLATHIISLATEMAASHLDNKVTQEPKVKSPCLTVKSQRSVSPTALSHSEENLQILCNFAGDLAAEVITEAEKIAKVRSCVLFRQRRNSCYVDGGRDDRSEEKLEMEALADPKEVDPSSLSLPPSSCVSGLTYKYPSCESVTDEYAGHVIQVLKQEGGNSELIMDQYANRLAYRSVKSGLREAAKAAQMKCGSKMFSVQSSQVTTKNDLLIFLNKEHHQEVDHERQSKISGVYLCKNKTCEWTLDTYKNDCSELYSFSASLAHSITRDVKKELTVSTVGLPKSLTDSCLYEKSGRDEETRSLAEPEFPQALQPSPQNHRFYYSTGSLNGFGYGESVVQAIEQYAKKVADDTLELSLGSAVFHASESTKAADRVTYAEKLSPLISQPCRYCDRKELHDCTGNSSQHVSRQDSLATSQPASKSKLSNIYQESRIFHLDVPQIHVGLDKKTVLAEKIVAEAIEKAERELSNTSLAADSGIGQDGVSFAESLTTEIMTSAMTNVGRAVSSPKEIEDFQSTESLGSQQLNLSIGDDSTGSWSNLSFEDEHQDESSSFHHLSESNGNSSSWSSLGLEGDLYEDNLSFPTTDSDGPDDKDEDHEDDVEGLEQDRKILLITNIDMEPCTVDPQLRIILQWLVASEAEVAELCLHDSAKKEFIQLSKRLQGKGWKVGDLLQAVLRYYDMREKTPGEERCKSLFDWLLENA; from the exons GTCACATTTCTAGGTTTTAATGAAGAAACAGATGCCGCTCACATACAG GATTTAGCTGCAGTTTCTTTGGAACTTCCAGATCTTCTGAATTCACTGCACTTCTGCagtctaaatgaaaatgaaattatttgtatGAAGGATATAAATAAATCATCAGATGGAAACAATGGTTCTCCAAATCAG AGTCACCATTCTGGAATGCTCTGTGTCATGAGAGTGTCACCTACATTACCAAGGCTCAGAATTGATTTTATCTTTAGCCTGCTAAGTAAATACGCTACTGGTATAAGATATACCCTGGACACATACTTGCATCAGAAGCGCCAACTTGAGACTGCTCAGGAAGATGATGACGACACCAACCAGTCCGTGTCTTCCATAGAGGATGACTTTGTCACTGCTTTTGAGCACTTAGAGGAAGAAGAGCCTTTAAAGCCATTTACTGATG GAATAAGCATTGCTGCACTAAAGAGCCAGTGTGATGCTGCTTCACAGACTTCTTCTGGTCACCATCTAGAAACCCATGATTTAAGAATTCTGGTTAGCTCTGGGAGGCAGAAGTCATTGGCTAAACCTTCAACTTCCTTAATAAATATGCTGGGACATAAAGAACTACCTTCTGTGAAAACTTCAGTCACAACATTAATTTCTGAGCCTTGGATCCAAAAGAGTTTCTATAGATCATCTAATGCTTCAGATAAAGGTAGTGATACACAGaaaatgttgttttcttcttctcctgcCTATTCCTCTGAATCTGAATGCTCAAGTCCAAGTCCTGTTATTTTCTTGGATGAAGAAGGAtatcaaaaaagtttaaaagcaaaaCTTGAGTTACCTAAAATTCCTGTGATGAAAGATGATATAGAGGATTCAGACTCAGAAGTAAGTGAATTTTTTGATAGTTTTGATCAGTTTGATGAGTTAGAACAAACTTTAGAGACTTCTTGTCCATTTCTAAAAGATCCTGTTGTAGGGAAGCCGTCGCAAAAGAAAGGACACAAACATGAAAAATCTTGTTCTGTAACTACTACTATGAATCCTCAAAAATTCAAGTTTGAGCGTCCAGCTCTCCCAGCTAACGTTAGAAAGCCAACTCCTCGTAAACCAGAATCCCCTTACAGTAACCTGTGTGATGCCCCGGATTCACCTCGCCCAGTGAAGGCGTCAGGGGAGGACAGTGGTTTGTTTAGCCCTATTCGATCCTCTGCCTTTAGCCCTCTTGGAGGTTGTACTCCTGCTGAATGTTTTTGCCAAACAGATATTGGTGGAGATAGGATTCATGAAGATCATGATTCTGTTTATTACACCTATGAGGATTATGCGAATAGCATCTCATGTAAGGTTCTGGGCTCTGTTCTTCATACCCAACATACTAATGCCACATCAGACATTAATAGCattaagaagggagaaaataaaaccatagctCTTCACAGTGGAAGCCTTGATCAAAAaagtaaatctaaaaataaatccttGATGATTAAAGATACTATTCAGAAATTTGCCTCAGACCTTGTGGAAAAAAGTTTTGGCAGTGCATTTAAAGACTTACAGAAAGGAGTCTCTTCGTGTACCAATGTGTTGTGTCACCTGGCTATCAAATTGACATCCTCTGTTTTTCAGATGGCATTTAACGAGCTGAGAAGGCAGTGTGCGTTTTCACTGAGAGAACGTGCTGTTAGTGGTCTGGCTAATTTTTTGGTGAGTGAagctttatcaaatgctttcagGGATTTACAGTATGTAAAAAAGCAGATATTCACAAACACAGTCGCTCGGTTTGCTGCGGATCTTGCGGAAGAGCTTGTTTTTGAAGGCATCATGGAGGTGTGTCAGTTTTCCTGTCCCTCAACACCCGCATCTCCACAGTGTTGGCCATTTGACTATGAAGACAAAGCAGTGAAGTCCTACGCAAAAGACCTGTCTGAGTCTGTATTACAGGAAGCATTCATTGAGCTTTCACAAGCCAGTGTGACCTTCTCAACCAAGGCAGCAGTTAGTGTTTCCACAGATACCATAAAGGATGCCAGTGCAGGAAATTTAGCGCCGCCGACACAGACCTCCACGTTTTCCCCTGCTTTTAACAACCAGACCCTTATGGAGACCAAACCCATGCAGGAACATAAAAAGGAATACACAGTACAGCAGGCCTTGTTTTGTACTTCTGGAATTGTTACTTCGATATCAGTACCCTTGGCAGGAAGTGCCCTTCTCCCATATCATATCTCATCTAATATATATCAGTCAAAATCTCGTCGGTCATCGGATGATAGTAATTTGAATGGCGATTCTATCCAGACATGTGTtaccacaaaaaacaaagacgAGGAAGTAGCGTGtctcagaaatatttgtttaccCTCAGACCACAATCCAGGTAACCAGAATGACTTTAAACCAACTAATGATGCTGCTGAAGTGCAGAGCTCTTCAAAATTAACAAGTGATCCTGTGATTATTAACAACTTTTCTGCAGCAATGGTGCATACGATTGTAAATGAAACTTTAGAGTCAATGACATCATTCAAATGTACAAAAACAGTTGATGAACAAACAGATGGTGTAACTAAAACAGTAAAGGGAGAAacccttcctttctgttctgaTCAAGCAACAGTGCAACAGAGCGAAGTTAGCAATAAGGATATGTTTGCTGATCGATTATCTAAATCTGTTATTAAACATTCCATCGATAAAAGCAAATCAGCGATCTCAAATGTAGATAAAAATGCTGAACGCAAGGAAAACTTGCTTGTTCCTGGAGAAGAGTCACAGTTGACCTTGGAAAAGTTCCCCAAATTTCTCGATGGTCAAGATCACTTAACCCCCTGTTCACTTTCAGTAGGAAAGGACTGTGTTCCAGAATGTAAAGGTTCTATAGTTCATGGATTTTCTTTAGAGACACCACAACCTTGTCCGACAATTGTGGGTCAGAAACCTGATTTGAAGGAAGTTGCTAAAGACAAATCCATGAAAAAGGATAATTTGAATAATGCAGCACTTGAGCCCTTGTGTTTTGGTCAAGACCACCCTTGTCCTCATTCACATACTTTCTCCTCTACAGTGCTTACGTGTGTAGATGGTTTGCACGTGGAAGATAAACAGAAGATTAGAGACGGCAATGTGATACCCGATACTCCTCCATCCACTCCTCTAGTACCATCCCAGGCTAGTTCTGAATGGGATATCAAGAAGTTAACCAAAAAGCTCAAGGGGGAATTGGCAAAAGAATTCGCACCTGCTACACCACCCTCTACGCCTCACAACTCATCTGTTGGTAGTTTGTCTGAAAGTGaacaaaatactatagaaaaagaagagttcATGTTGAAACTCATGCGATCTCTTTCAGAAGAAGTGGAAAGCAGTGAAGACGAAGAGCATCCGGAAGTGGATGTGAAGTCAGAGCACTCAGGGAAGAAAGTTCAGTTTGCGGAATCGTTAGCTACGCACATCATTTCTCTGGCCACAGAAATGGCAGCTTCCCATTTAGATAATAAAGTAACTCAGGAACCCAAGGTTAAAAGCCCTTGCTTAACTGTGAAGAGTCAAAGAAGTGTGTCACCTACTGCTTTAAGTCACTCAGaggaaaacttacaaatattATGCAATTTTGCAGGTGACCTGGCAGCAGAAGTCATTACGGAGGCTGAGAAAATAGCAAAAGTTAGAAGCTGTGTGCTTTTCAGGCAAAGGAGGAATAGTTGTTACGTGGACGGTGGCCGAGACGATAGATCAGAAGAGAAGTTGGAGATGGAGGCTCTAGCAGACCCCAAAGAAGTAGATCCGTCCAGTCTTTCATTACCACCAAGTTCTTGTGTGTCTGGTCTGACGTACAAGTATCCCAGCTGCGAAAGCGTGACAGACGAATATGCAGGTCACGTTATCCAAGTGCTCAAACAGGAAGGTGGTAATAGTGAGTTAATAATGGATCAGTATGCCAATAGACTTGCCTATCGATCTGTTAAGTCAGGATTACGAGAAGCAGCGAAGGCAGCCCAAATGAAGTGCGGCTCAAAAATGTTCTCCGTGCAGAGCTCACAGGTGACAACCAAGAACGACCtcttaatattcttaaataaagAACACCACCAAGAAGTAGATCACGAACGGCAAAGTAAAATAAGTGGAGTTTacctttgcaaaaataaaacttgtgaATGGACGCTGGATACATACAAAAATGACTGCTCTGAACTGTATAGTTTTTCAGCCTCTCTTGCTCACAGCATAACAAGAGATGTTAAAAAAGAGCTGACAGTGTCTACAGTTGGCTTGCCAAAATCCTTAACAGATTCTTGCCTTTATGAAAAGTCTGGACGTGATGAAGAAACCAGGTCGCTCGCTGAGCCAGAATTTCCTCAGGCTCTTCAGCCTTCCCCGCAAAATCACAGATTTTACTACAGTACAGGCAGCTTAAATGGGTTTGGTTATGGAGAGAGTGTGGTTCAAGCTATAGAACAGTATGCGAAAAAAGTAGCGGATGATACCTTAGAGCTCAGTTTAGGATCTGCAGTTTTCCATGCGTCTGAGTCCACAAAAGCAGCTGATAGGGTCACTTATGCAGAAAAGTTGTCACCTCTTATAAGTCAACCCTGCAGATATTGTGACCGTAAAGAACTGCATGATTGCACTGGAAATTCATCTCAACATGTTTCCAGGCAGGATTCACTTGCTACTAGTCAGCCAGCTTCTAAGTCAAAACTTAGCAACATCTATCAGGAATCTAGAATTTTTCATCTTGATGTCCCACAAATTCATGTTGGTCTTGATAAGAAGACAGTGCTTGCGGAGAAGATAGTTGCTGAAGCTAttgaaaaagcagagagagaactgAGCAATACCAGTCTGGCGGCTGACAGCGGGATTGGACAGGATGGCGTTAGCTTTGCCGAAAGCCTTACCACAGAAATAATGACGTCGGCGATGACCAATGTTGGACGTGCTGTTAGCAG tccaaaagaaatagaagactttCAGTCAACTGAGTCTCTGGGCAGCCAGCAGCTGAACCTCAGTATTGGTGATGACAGCACTGGCAGCTGGTCCAATTTAAGTTTTGAAGATGAACACCAGGATGAGAGCAGCAGTTTTCATCACCTAAGTGAAAG TAATGGTAACAGCAGTAGCTGGAGCAGTCTTGGTTTAGAAGGAGATTTGTATGAGGACAATTTATCCTTTCCAACAACAGACAG tgatGGGCCAGATGATAAAGATGAAGATCATGAGGATGATGTAGAAG GTTTGGAGCAAGACCGAAAGATTCTGCTCATTACAAATATCGACATGGAGCCGTGCACAGTAGACCCCCAGCTAAGGATTATCCTTCAGTGGCTCGTCGCTTCAGAGGCTGAAGTGGCAGAACTTTGTCTTCATGACTCTGCGAAGAAGGAGTTTATACAA ctTTCAAAACGACTACAAGGAAAGGGATGGAAGGTGGGGGACCTCCTGCAGGCTGTGCTGCGGTACTATGACATGCGGGAGAAGACGCCGGGGGAGGAGAGGTGCAAGTCACTGTTTGACTGGCTCTTGGAAAACGCATAG
- the AKAP11 gene encoding A-kinase anchor protein 11 isoform X2, with protein sequence MAAVQTSRNSHVKTRASVRKSFSEDVFQSVKSLLQSEKELCSVSAEDCLKQEEHANLTEVTFLGFNEETDAAHIQDLAAVSLELPDLLNSLHFCSLNENEIICMKDINKSSDGNNGSPNQSHHSGMLCVMRVSPTLPRLRIDFIFSLLSKYATGIRYTLDTYLHQKRQLETAQEDDDDTNQSVSSIEDDFVTAFEHLEEEEPLKPFTDGISIAALKSQCDAASQTSSGHHLETHDLRILVSSGRQKSLAKPSTSLINMLGHKELPSVKTSVTTLISEPWIQKSFYRSSNASDKGSDTQKMLFSSSPAYSSESECSSPSPVIFLDEEGYQKSLKAKLELPKIPVMKDDIEDSDSEVSEFFDSFDQFDELEQTLETSCPFLKDPVVGKPSQKKGHKHEKSCSVTTTMNPQKFKFERPALPANVRKPTPRKPESPYSNLCDAPDSPRPVKASGEDSGLFSPIRSSAFSPLGGCTPAECFCQTDIGGDRIHEDHDSVYYTYEDYANSISCKVLGSVLHTQHTNATSDINSIKKGENKTIALHSGSLDQKSKSKNKSLMIKDTIQKFASDLVEKSFGSAFKDLQKGVSSCTNVLCHLAIKLTSSVFQMAFNELRRQCAFSLRERAVSGLANFLVSEALSNAFRDLQYVKKQIFTNTVARFAADLAEELVFEGIMEVCQFSCPSTPASPQCWPFDYEDKAVKSYAKDLSESVLQEAFIELSQASVTFSTKAAVSVSTDTIKDASAGNLAPPTQTSTFSPAFNNQTLMETKPMQEHKKEYTVQQALFCTSGIVTSISVPLAGSALLPYHISSNIYQSKSRRSSDDSNLNGDSIQTCVTTKNKDEEVACLRNICLPSDHNPGNQNDFKPTNDAAEVQSSSKLTSDPVIINNFSAAMVHTIVNETLESMTSFKCTKTVDEQTDGVTKTVKGETLPFCSDQATVQQSEVSNKDMFADRLSKSVIKHSIDKSKSAISNVDKNAERKENLLVPGEESQLTLEKFPKFLDGQDHLTPCSLSVGKDCVPECKGSIVHGFSLETPQPCPTIVGQKPDLKEVAKDKSMKKDNLNNAALEPLCFGQDHPCPHSHTFSSTVLTCVDGLHVEDKQKIRDGNVIPDTPPSTPLVPSQASSEWDIKKLTKKLKGELAKEFAPATPPSTPHNSSVGSLSESEQNTIEKEEFMLKLMRSLSEEVESSEDEEHPEVDVKSEHSGKKVQFAESLATHIISLATEMAASHLDNKVTQEPKVKSPCLTVKSQRSVSPTALSHSEENLQILCNFAGDLAAEVITEAEKIAKVRSCVLFRQRRNSCYVDGGRDDRSEEKLEMEALADPKEVDPSSLSLPPSSCVSGLTYKYPSCESVTDEYAGHVIQVLKQEGGNSELIMDQYANRLAYRSVKSGLREAAKAAQMKCGSKMFSVQSSQVTTKNDLLIFLNKEHHQEVDHERQSKISGVYLCKNKTCEWTLDTYKNDCSELYSFSASLAHSITRDVKKELTVSTVGLPKSLTDSCLYEKSGRDEETRSLAEPEFPQALQPSPQNHRFYYSTGSLNGFGYGESVVQAIEQYAKKVADDTLELSLGSAVFHASESTKAADRVTYAEKLSPLISQPCRYCDRKELHDCTGNSSQHVSRQDSLATSQPASKSKLSNIYQESRIFHLDVPQIHVGLDKKTVLAEKIVAEAIEKAERELSNTSLAADSGIGQDGVSFAESLTTEIMTSAMTNVGRAVSSPKEIEDFQSTESLGSQQLNLSIGDDSTGSWSNLSFEDEHQDESSSFHHLSESDGPDDKDEDHEDDVEGLEQDRKILLITNIDMEPCTVDPQLRIILQWLVASEAEVAELCLHDSAKKEFIQLSKRLQGKGWKVGDLLQAVLRYYDMREKTPGEERCKSLFDWLLENA encoded by the exons GTCACATTTCTAGGTTTTAATGAAGAAACAGATGCCGCTCACATACAG GATTTAGCTGCAGTTTCTTTGGAACTTCCAGATCTTCTGAATTCACTGCACTTCTGCagtctaaatgaaaatgaaattatttgtatGAAGGATATAAATAAATCATCAGATGGAAACAATGGTTCTCCAAATCAG AGTCACCATTCTGGAATGCTCTGTGTCATGAGAGTGTCACCTACATTACCAAGGCTCAGAATTGATTTTATCTTTAGCCTGCTAAGTAAATACGCTACTGGTATAAGATATACCCTGGACACATACTTGCATCAGAAGCGCCAACTTGAGACTGCTCAGGAAGATGATGACGACACCAACCAGTCCGTGTCTTCCATAGAGGATGACTTTGTCACTGCTTTTGAGCACTTAGAGGAAGAAGAGCCTTTAAAGCCATTTACTGATG GAATAAGCATTGCTGCACTAAAGAGCCAGTGTGATGCTGCTTCACAGACTTCTTCTGGTCACCATCTAGAAACCCATGATTTAAGAATTCTGGTTAGCTCTGGGAGGCAGAAGTCATTGGCTAAACCTTCAACTTCCTTAATAAATATGCTGGGACATAAAGAACTACCTTCTGTGAAAACTTCAGTCACAACATTAATTTCTGAGCCTTGGATCCAAAAGAGTTTCTATAGATCATCTAATGCTTCAGATAAAGGTAGTGATACACAGaaaatgttgttttcttcttctcctgcCTATTCCTCTGAATCTGAATGCTCAAGTCCAAGTCCTGTTATTTTCTTGGATGAAGAAGGAtatcaaaaaagtttaaaagcaaaaCTTGAGTTACCTAAAATTCCTGTGATGAAAGATGATATAGAGGATTCAGACTCAGAAGTAAGTGAATTTTTTGATAGTTTTGATCAGTTTGATGAGTTAGAACAAACTTTAGAGACTTCTTGTCCATTTCTAAAAGATCCTGTTGTAGGGAAGCCGTCGCAAAAGAAAGGACACAAACATGAAAAATCTTGTTCTGTAACTACTACTATGAATCCTCAAAAATTCAAGTTTGAGCGTCCAGCTCTCCCAGCTAACGTTAGAAAGCCAACTCCTCGTAAACCAGAATCCCCTTACAGTAACCTGTGTGATGCCCCGGATTCACCTCGCCCAGTGAAGGCGTCAGGGGAGGACAGTGGTTTGTTTAGCCCTATTCGATCCTCTGCCTTTAGCCCTCTTGGAGGTTGTACTCCTGCTGAATGTTTTTGCCAAACAGATATTGGTGGAGATAGGATTCATGAAGATCATGATTCTGTTTATTACACCTATGAGGATTATGCGAATAGCATCTCATGTAAGGTTCTGGGCTCTGTTCTTCATACCCAACATACTAATGCCACATCAGACATTAATAGCattaagaagggagaaaataaaaccatagctCTTCACAGTGGAAGCCTTGATCAAAAaagtaaatctaaaaataaatccttGATGATTAAAGATACTATTCAGAAATTTGCCTCAGACCTTGTGGAAAAAAGTTTTGGCAGTGCATTTAAAGACTTACAGAAAGGAGTCTCTTCGTGTACCAATGTGTTGTGTCACCTGGCTATCAAATTGACATCCTCTGTTTTTCAGATGGCATTTAACGAGCTGAGAAGGCAGTGTGCGTTTTCACTGAGAGAACGTGCTGTTAGTGGTCTGGCTAATTTTTTGGTGAGTGAagctttatcaaatgctttcagGGATTTACAGTATGTAAAAAAGCAGATATTCACAAACACAGTCGCTCGGTTTGCTGCGGATCTTGCGGAAGAGCTTGTTTTTGAAGGCATCATGGAGGTGTGTCAGTTTTCCTGTCCCTCAACACCCGCATCTCCACAGTGTTGGCCATTTGACTATGAAGACAAAGCAGTGAAGTCCTACGCAAAAGACCTGTCTGAGTCTGTATTACAGGAAGCATTCATTGAGCTTTCACAAGCCAGTGTGACCTTCTCAACCAAGGCAGCAGTTAGTGTTTCCACAGATACCATAAAGGATGCCAGTGCAGGAAATTTAGCGCCGCCGACACAGACCTCCACGTTTTCCCCTGCTTTTAACAACCAGACCCTTATGGAGACCAAACCCATGCAGGAACATAAAAAGGAATACACAGTACAGCAGGCCTTGTTTTGTACTTCTGGAATTGTTACTTCGATATCAGTACCCTTGGCAGGAAGTGCCCTTCTCCCATATCATATCTCATCTAATATATATCAGTCAAAATCTCGTCGGTCATCGGATGATAGTAATTTGAATGGCGATTCTATCCAGACATGTGTtaccacaaaaaacaaagacgAGGAAGTAGCGTGtctcagaaatatttgtttaccCTCAGACCACAATCCAGGTAACCAGAATGACTTTAAACCAACTAATGATGCTGCTGAAGTGCAGAGCTCTTCAAAATTAACAAGTGATCCTGTGATTATTAACAACTTTTCTGCAGCAATGGTGCATACGATTGTAAATGAAACTTTAGAGTCAATGACATCATTCAAATGTACAAAAACAGTTGATGAACAAACAGATGGTGTAACTAAAACAGTAAAGGGAGAAacccttcctttctgttctgaTCAAGCAACAGTGCAACAGAGCGAAGTTAGCAATAAGGATATGTTTGCTGATCGATTATCTAAATCTGTTATTAAACATTCCATCGATAAAAGCAAATCAGCGATCTCAAATGTAGATAAAAATGCTGAACGCAAGGAAAACTTGCTTGTTCCTGGAGAAGAGTCACAGTTGACCTTGGAAAAGTTCCCCAAATTTCTCGATGGTCAAGATCACTTAACCCCCTGTTCACTTTCAGTAGGAAAGGACTGTGTTCCAGAATGTAAAGGTTCTATAGTTCATGGATTTTCTTTAGAGACACCACAACCTTGTCCGACAATTGTGGGTCAGAAACCTGATTTGAAGGAAGTTGCTAAAGACAAATCCATGAAAAAGGATAATTTGAATAATGCAGCACTTGAGCCCTTGTGTTTTGGTCAAGACCACCCTTGTCCTCATTCACATACTTTCTCCTCTACAGTGCTTACGTGTGTAGATGGTTTGCACGTGGAAGATAAACAGAAGATTAGAGACGGCAATGTGATACCCGATACTCCTCCATCCACTCCTCTAGTACCATCCCAGGCTAGTTCTGAATGGGATATCAAGAAGTTAACCAAAAAGCTCAAGGGGGAATTGGCAAAAGAATTCGCACCTGCTACACCACCCTCTACGCCTCACAACTCATCTGTTGGTAGTTTGTCTGAAAGTGaacaaaatactatagaaaaagaagagttcATGTTGAAACTCATGCGATCTCTTTCAGAAGAAGTGGAAAGCAGTGAAGACGAAGAGCATCCGGAAGTGGATGTGAAGTCAGAGCACTCAGGGAAGAAAGTTCAGTTTGCGGAATCGTTAGCTACGCACATCATTTCTCTGGCCACAGAAATGGCAGCTTCCCATTTAGATAATAAAGTAACTCAGGAACCCAAGGTTAAAAGCCCTTGCTTAACTGTGAAGAGTCAAAGAAGTGTGTCACCTACTGCTTTAAGTCACTCAGaggaaaacttacaaatattATGCAATTTTGCAGGTGACCTGGCAGCAGAAGTCATTACGGAGGCTGAGAAAATAGCAAAAGTTAGAAGCTGTGTGCTTTTCAGGCAAAGGAGGAATAGTTGTTACGTGGACGGTGGCCGAGACGATAGATCAGAAGAGAAGTTGGAGATGGAGGCTCTAGCAGACCCCAAAGAAGTAGATCCGTCCAGTCTTTCATTACCACCAAGTTCTTGTGTGTCTGGTCTGACGTACAAGTATCCCAGCTGCGAAAGCGTGACAGACGAATATGCAGGTCACGTTATCCAAGTGCTCAAACAGGAAGGTGGTAATAGTGAGTTAATAATGGATCAGTATGCCAATAGACTTGCCTATCGATCTGTTAAGTCAGGATTACGAGAAGCAGCGAAGGCAGCCCAAATGAAGTGCGGCTCAAAAATGTTCTCCGTGCAGAGCTCACAGGTGACAACCAAGAACGACCtcttaatattcttaaataaagAACACCACCAAGAAGTAGATCACGAACGGCAAAGTAAAATAAGTGGAGTTTacctttgcaaaaataaaacttgtgaATGGACGCTGGATACATACAAAAATGACTGCTCTGAACTGTATAGTTTTTCAGCCTCTCTTGCTCACAGCATAACAAGAGATGTTAAAAAAGAGCTGACAGTGTCTACAGTTGGCTTGCCAAAATCCTTAACAGATTCTTGCCTTTATGAAAAGTCTGGACGTGATGAAGAAACCAGGTCGCTCGCTGAGCCAGAATTTCCTCAGGCTCTTCAGCCTTCCCCGCAAAATCACAGATTTTACTACAGTACAGGCAGCTTAAATGGGTTTGGTTATGGAGAGAGTGTGGTTCAAGCTATAGAACAGTATGCGAAAAAAGTAGCGGATGATACCTTAGAGCTCAGTTTAGGATCTGCAGTTTTCCATGCGTCTGAGTCCACAAAAGCAGCTGATAGGGTCACTTATGCAGAAAAGTTGTCACCTCTTATAAGTCAACCCTGCAGATATTGTGACCGTAAAGAACTGCATGATTGCACTGGAAATTCATCTCAACATGTTTCCAGGCAGGATTCACTTGCTACTAGTCAGCCAGCTTCTAAGTCAAAACTTAGCAACATCTATCAGGAATCTAGAATTTTTCATCTTGATGTCCCACAAATTCATGTTGGTCTTGATAAGAAGACAGTGCTTGCGGAGAAGATAGTTGCTGAAGCTAttgaaaaagcagagagagaactgAGCAATACCAGTCTGGCGGCTGACAGCGGGATTGGACAGGATGGCGTTAGCTTTGCCGAAAGCCTTACCACAGAAATAATGACGTCGGCGATGACCAATGTTGGACGTGCTGTTAGCAG tccaaaagaaatagaagactttCAGTCAACTGAGTCTCTGGGCAGCCAGCAGCTGAACCTCAGTATTGGTGATGACAGCACTGGCAGCTGGTCCAATTTAAGTTTTGAAGATGAACACCAGGATGAGAGCAGCAGTTTTCATCACCTAAGTGAAAG tgatGGGCCAGATGATAAAGATGAAGATCATGAGGATGATGTAGAAG GTTTGGAGCAAGACCGAAAGATTCTGCTCATTACAAATATCGACATGGAGCCGTGCACAGTAGACCCCCAGCTAAGGATTATCCTTCAGTGGCTCGTCGCTTCAGAGGCTGAAGTGGCAGAACTTTGTCTTCATGACTCTGCGAAGAAGGAGTTTATACAA ctTTCAAAACGACTACAAGGAAAGGGATGGAAGGTGGGGGACCTCCTGCAGGCTGTGCTGCGGTACTATGACATGCGGGAGAAGACGCCGGGGGAGGAGAGGTGCAAGTCACTGTTTGACTGGCTCTTGGAAAACGCATAG